The genomic segment ACCTAATTTAGCCTTCGTGTTATTGAGCAAGACCTTACCTAAGCGCAACAATTTAAAGAACTGACTTAGCTTAATGTTGGGCAACAACTTTAAACAAAACTTTTCAATCCTAACGTTTTCAACAGCTTTAGGCACTACAAACTTAGCTGTTGACATGCTTTTGTTTGGCTAAAAAGTCATCCATAATTTCCACTAACTTCATAAACTGACGCTTGTCATCCAACACAAAGGCAGCAGCATACTTGTGCCCACCACCACCAAACATTTGCGCAAAGTTATTAATCGGAATTGAGCGTGAACGAATGGAACCAATTCACTTCTTAATGTCTTCGTTAAAGTAACAAGTCGTCCAAATTTTGACTCCTTTGATGTTGTTTAAAGCGTGCACCATCGGTAGTGGTGAGACCACCCCAAACTGCTTATAAGTCCCTTTTTTAAGAAGTGCGTAAGCCAAACCATTCGGGGTGATCTTGGCTTTGTTTAAGACATAGCTAAAGTACTTGTGTTCTAAAAGTGGTTTTAGATAAACTGCATCATGAACCTTATTGCGGTTAAATCCAGTTTCTAGTAACTTAGCAGTTAAAGCAAAGGTTTGTGGGGTGGTAGCGGAACTGGAAAAGCGCTGTGTATCGGTAATAATACCCGCATAAATGTAAGCAGCCATCTCAGCATTAAGTTCATAACCCATTTGCAAGATTAAGTAACCGACCATTTCTGCTGCTGCTGAAAAAGCCGGGTCAATCCATTCCAGATCAGCAAAACTCTCGGTTTTAGGATGGTGATCAATCCGCACGGTTTCTTTAGCTAATTTATGTTTTTGGGTTAATACTCGTTCTTGGTTGGAGGTGTCAAAGATAATTGCCAATGAGTTTTTTACAAACGCATCATCAATAGGTGCCGCTTCAAAGGGGAACAAATCTTTCCCGTCAGCCTTAATGTTGTGTGATCCCATCACGTAAGCCTTTTTATGGGGGAAGTAAACCGCTAAAAAGGCCTTAAAGGCAAAAGCAGCGCCAAAGGCATCAAAGTCCGGGTTTACATGCACATATAACGAAAAGTTATCGAATGTCTTGAGTTTATTAGTTAGGTTATGAATAAAATGGGGATCGATGTTAATCATTTTGCAGCTTCTTGACACCAGCTTCAATTAGTTCACGGACAAACAAAAGTTCACTCTCAAGCTTTTCAACGATCGCTAACTTAGCCTTAGTAGTTGGTTTTTTGGGAGCAAACACAGTACAGGTATCCATATGGTGCTCAATTGAAGTTTCAAAGGTACCCAGTGCCTTAGCTCATTCAATTATTTTATCTTTACTTAAGCCTATTAACGGGCGAATCACAAAGGTATTGGGCACAACAGCTTGGATTACCTTCAAATTATCAATTGTTTGTGAAGCTACTTGTCCCAATGCTTCCCCGGTGATTAAACAATCATATTTAAACAAACTAGCAATCTTGTAAAAGCAACGGCGCATTAAAACAATCCGGTATCCTTCCAGACTAATATGACTCAACTCTTTCTGTAAATCGGTAAAGTCAAAGACAAACAGTCTCCCAGTACAAAGCGTTTGGTTAAGGGAAACTAAGTTAGCTAACCGTTGAATTTTGCCTATTGTGGCAGCGTTATGTCCGGGCTCATTAATAAAAGTAATAAAGTCAACATTAAAACCTCGTTGTAAAACTAGGGAAGCGGCTACTGGACTGTCTATGCCACCAGACAGTAACGCCAAAGCAGTACCACTAGTAAAGACCGGTAGACCACCAATACCATTAAAGCTTTCACTAATTATTAGGAAATGTTCCTTAGTTACTTCGACATGCACCGTAATGGCAGGGTCAACTAACTTACCCTTCAATTGGTATTTTTCCCATAACTGTAAAGCTAGGTACTTTTTGAAGGCACTGGAATTGCAAGCAAATAATTTATCACGCCGTCTTACCTCAATTTTGAACGATGGGTGGGATTGTACCACTTGCTGTAGCAGTGCTAACAATTGCGCTTCATCATGAGGGATTTGTAAGGCAAACAAGCAAACACTCAAACCCGGTAATCTGGTAAAGAGATTTTTTAATAACGATCTTTGGGTGGAAATTACTTCACCCACTACCAACATGTCAAACTGGTAGTCAACTGGGTTAGTAATGCTTAGTTTCTTAAAGGCTTGTTTAACGTTCTTTTTGAGTTGTTTGACAAACTGCAAGCGGTTCTTGCCCTTTAAAACAAGTTCGCCATAACGGCAGATTAGAATAGTATTTGGTTCATTATGCAATCCCATTTTCCCTCAGTCACTCCCAGTCTTGTGAGGTTAATTGTGGACTTTTACCAGTACGAATAAAACTGTTGTACCACAGCTGTGCTTTATTAGTTAAAACTTCAAAGGCCTTGCGATCAATTTGTACTGGTACCAAACGGATGTCGCGTTGCTTTGCTTCAAACCATTCGGGATGCACATAGTCTTGTGGTTCTAAAAAAGCAATCGCAAACATTCCTTTGGTAATATTGCGCAAGTACAAATACAACCCAATTTGGCAATAGTAAGCCGGGCTAATCACGATTTTGCCGTTACTGTCAAACCAACTATCTTTCTTTCCGTTAATCTTTTTGACAATCGGCATGCCGTTTTCATCAAACACAATTTTGAGGTTACCGTTAATCTTTTTATAGACCAAAGAATCACAGGAAGTGGTTTTAATTTCTAACATCGGCGCATTGGTATCGTAAGCCAATTTTCCATAAACATCGACCGGTTCCCCATCAGGAATTCCTCCAAAAACTGGATTTTCAGGAAAGAGATCCCACTTAACCTCCTTGGGATCATACGAATGGAAATTAAAACCAGTTTTAGCTATCACATAATCACGGATTTTGGGTTCAATAACTTGCCCCGCGCGTGAGAGTGTTTCATCAAATTCATCCTCATAAATCTTGACCATGTTAGCTCAAGTTTTAAGTGAAGTTTCATACTCAGAAATACCTATTACTTTACCAAATCGGGTACCGGTAATCTTGCGAAAACTACCTTTATGTTTTTGAAAATAGTTGTTTGACAAAACTATTTGGTTGTCAATAATATCAAAATCGATTTTGTACTGTTTGGTAAATCCCATAAATCATTACAAGAGTTGTGCACAAAGCTTTTGTAACACATCAGGAATGTCCTGCACTGTTAAACCTTCATTGTTCTGTTTCTTGATGAAAACAGCACTAGCTAACTGCTCACTGTTTTGCACCAAAGTTTCATCTAAGTTAATGTAGTGCACATCTTTAAGCATTAAGCCTTGGGTCTTAGTGTATTTTTCCAGTGCATTAAATTTAGTTACTTTATTACTTGTAAACAACAGGTTATTGGGATAGAAATTGCTGTGGGTAAAGCGTGGTTGACCACTAGCAATTTGGTCAATAAAAGCTAAGTCCATGTGGTATTGGGGACTAAAGACGTAGATAGAACTGAGTTCCAATTTACCGAGTTGTTTTAAAAAGTTTTCGTACTTTAAGGTTTGTTCAAAGTCCGTTAACCACAGCGACTTAAAGTCCTTGTACTTTTGTAGTGAAATGAAATAGTTAGCTGATAAATTAGCGGTATCATCAACGCGGCTTTTACCCATGGTAAAGATCCCGGAATTGGTAATCACAGCGTGGTGGATAATGACATTAATACTAGCGAGGTCTAAAAAGGCTTGATAGTCATACTGATTGGTTTTGCAAAACCAGGTAATGGCACCTGATTCCGCAATTACATCAACGTTGTTGAGTGAAAG from the Mycoplasmoides pneumoniae FH genome contains:
- a CDS encoding DHH family phosphoesterase codes for the protein MINIDPHFIHNLTNKLKTFDNFSLYVHVNPDFDAFGAAFAFKAFLAVYFPHKKAYVMGSHNIKADGKDLFPFEAAPIDDAFVKNSLAIIFDTSNQERVLTQKHKLAKETVRIDHHPKTESFADLEWIDPAFSAAAEMVGYLILQMGYELNAEMAAYIYAGIITDTQRFSSSATTPQTFALTAKLLETGFNRNKVHDAVYLKPLLEHKYFSYVLNKAKITPNGLAYALLKKGTYKQFGVVSPLPMVHALNNIKGVKIWTTCYFNEDIKKWIGSIRSRSIPINNFAQMFGGGGHKYAAAFVLDDKRQFMKLVEIMDDFLAKQKHVNS
- the thiI gene encoding tRNA uracil 4-sulfurtransferase ThiI, yielding MGLHNEPNTILICRYGELVLKGKNRLQFVKQLKKNVKQAFKKLSITNPVDYQFDMLVVGEVISTQRSLLKNLFTRLPGLSVCLFALQIPHDEAQLLALLQQVVQSHPSFKIEVRRRDKLFACNSSAFKKYLALQLWEKYQLKGKLVDPAITVHVEVTKEHFLIISESFNGIGGLPVFTSGTALALLSGGIDSPVAASLVLQRGFNVDFITFINEPGHNAATIGKIQRLANLVSLNQTLCTGRLFVFDFTDLQKELSHISLEGYRIVLMRRCFYKIASLFKYDCLITGEALGQVASQTIDNLKVIQAVVPNTFVIRPLIGLSKDKIIEWAKALGTFETSIEHHMDTCTVFAPKKPTTKAKLAIVEKLESELLFVRELIEAGVKKLQND
- a CDS encoding MPN551 family DNA-binding protein, whose translation is MGFTKQYKIDFDIIDNQIVLSNNYFQKHKGSFRKITGTRFGKVIGISEYETSLKTWANMVKIYEDEFDETLSRAGQVIEPKIRDYVIAKTGFNFHSYDPKEVKWDLFPENPVFGGIPDGEPVDVYGKLAYDTNAPMLEIKTTSCDSLVYKKINGNLKIVFDENGMPIVKKINGKKDSWFDSNGKIVISPAYYCQIGLYLYLRNITKGMFAIAFLEPQDYVHPEWFEAKQRDIRLVPVQIDRKAFEVLTNKAQLWYNSFIRTGKSPQLTSQDWEWLRENGIA
- a CDS encoding MPN552 family protein, with amino-acid sequence MDRKIVALDINPANFFDAANDLAIWKDFFNKAQEKHQLVFISSCWQQTIVYLLDLLSLNNVDVIAESGAITWFCKTNQYDYQAFLDLASINVIIHHAVITNSGIFTMGKSRVDDTANLSANYFISLQKYKDFKSLWLTDFEQTLKYENFLKQLGKLELSSIYVFSPQYHMDLAFIDQIASGQPRFTHSNFYPNNLLFTSNKVTKFNALEKYTKTQGLMLKDVHYINLDETLVQNSEQLASAVFIKKQNNEGLTVQDIPDVLQKLCAQLL